The following proteins come from a genomic window of Mycolicibacterium rufum:
- a CDS encoding chorismate mutase, producing the protein MAPVTAPAWAQPTHTLTDLVDAAVRRLEVAEPIAANKFHTGGPIVDPAREQQVLDAVAGQAREFQIDPGYVTTAFRDQIDATVGIEYSRLAQWTLDPAAAPADTPDLGSSRGIIDALNREMVTLMAEEWDKLHSPQCVPELDAAKATVLAARGLDPLYRQAVDLATRSYCR; encoded by the coding sequence ATGGCTCCGGTCACTGCGCCTGCTTGGGCGCAGCCCACCCACACCCTCACCGATCTCGTCGACGCCGCCGTGCGCCGGCTCGAGGTCGCCGAGCCCATCGCGGCCAACAAGTTCCACACCGGCGGTCCGATCGTCGATCCGGCGCGCGAGCAGCAGGTGCTCGACGCCGTCGCCGGCCAGGCGCGCGAGTTCCAGATCGATCCCGGCTACGTGACGACGGCCTTCCGCGATCAGATCGACGCTACGGTCGGCATCGAGTACAGCCGGCTGGCGCAGTGGACGCTCGATCCGGCTGCCGCTCCGGCCGATACGCCCGACCTGGGCTCCTCGCGCGGGATCATCGACGCGCTCAACCGCGAGATGGTCACGCTGATGGCCGAGGAGTGGGACAAGCTGCACTCGCCGCAGTGCGTGCCCGAGCTCGACGCCGCAAAGGCGACGGTCCTCGCCGCCCGCGGACTCGATCCGCTGTACCGCCAGGCCGTGGATCTGGCCACCCGCAGCTACTGCCGCTGA
- a CDS encoding TetR/AcrR family transcriptional regulator yields MSDFRQRLLDALEASIAEDGYAKTTVADIVRRARTSRRTFYEHFASRDECFVALLSEANADQIRQIYAAVDPGAPWQKQVRQAIEAWISSAEERSALMLSWIRDVPALGAAARGLQRDAMEHFIEMVGALGDTEEFRSAGIGPVSRRRIIMLLGGLRELTAITVEEGGRMSDVTDEAVDASIALVGRWQ; encoded by the coding sequence ATGAGTGACTTCCGCCAGCGGCTGCTCGACGCCCTGGAGGCGTCGATCGCCGAGGACGGATACGCCAAGACGACGGTCGCCGACATCGTCCGGCGGGCCAGGACGTCGCGACGCACCTTCTACGAGCACTTCGCCAGTCGCGACGAGTGTTTCGTCGCGCTGCTGTCGGAGGCCAACGCCGATCAGATCCGGCAGATCTATGCCGCGGTCGATCCCGGAGCGCCGTGGCAGAAGCAGGTGCGGCAGGCCATCGAGGCGTGGATCTCCTCGGCCGAGGAGCGATCGGCGTTGATGCTGAGCTGGATTCGGGACGTCCCCGCCCTCGGCGCCGCGGCCCGTGGGTTGCAGCGCGACGCGATGGAGCACTTCATCGAGATGGTCGGGGCGCTCGGTGACACCGAGGAATTCCGTTCGGCGGGAATCGGTCCCGTGTCGAGACGGCGGATCATCATGTTGCTCGGCGGTCTGCGCGAACTCACCGCGATCACCGTGGAGGAAGGCGGCCGCATGAGCGACGTGACCGACGAGGCGGTCGACGCGTCGATCGCGCTGGTCGGCCGCTGGCAGTAG